The genomic window GTGGTAAAGGTAATGAGAAGTGGTTGCCCAAGACATCGACCATGCTGCAAGTCTTGGTTTCGATACAAGCTCTAATTTTGAATACAAACCCTTTCTTTTATGAGCCTGGATATGAAACTTCATATGCCGGATACGAGGGAGAGAGGAGATCTCACGCTTGTCATGAAGATGCTTTTGTTCTATCTTTGAAAACAATGACATATACATTGAGGAGGCCACAAAAGGTTATGATCGTGTATCCTGGTTCCAACTTCTACTTCATTCAAATATTCTGTCAAAAGTAACATTCAATTTTACTGTAACAGTAGTCCAAGAATGTCTCGCATTGTATTGAATGCAGTCCTTTTctttaagataaaataatcaatatatatatat from Capsicum annuum cultivar UCD-10X-F1 unplaced genomic scaffold, UCD10Xv1.1 ctg55484, whole genome shotgun sequence includes these protein-coding regions:
- the LOC124893198 gene encoding putative ubiquitin-conjugating enzyme E2 38, yielding IIYVRVCEAMKDLLRAVIIEPQGTPYHDGLFVFDVLFPQNYPDVLTMVYYYSGGLRLNPNLYNYRKVCLELLNTWSGKGNEKWLPKTSTMLQVLVSIQALILNTNPFFYEPGYETSYAGYEGERRSHACHEDAFVLSLKTMTYTLRRPQKVMIVYPGSNFYFIQIFCQK